In Streptomyces chartreusis NRRL 3882, the following are encoded in one genomic region:
- a CDS encoding PPA1309 family protein yields the protein MSNTPMAASPLTRAVLEIDEYVSGLGWDQSARLFALVDTARLRAEQPSLADRLGLDDESETSGLTPIEQDEVPTGKPLDEFLATIAWPDAVAGCALAVERLMLPPSAEAQVPQGLDEAALSKWVADHPDRQEVRMTVAVLRDGTRESALRLREKDSPTEVLTGSDLVPGLAEALAATFED from the coding sequence ATGTCCAACACTCCCATGGCGGCGAGCCCGCTCACCCGGGCCGTACTCGAGATCGACGAGTACGTCTCCGGCCTCGGCTGGGACCAGTCAGCCCGCCTCTTCGCACTCGTCGACACCGCCCGGCTCCGGGCCGAACAGCCCTCGCTCGCGGACCGGCTCGGTCTGGACGACGAGTCGGAAACCTCCGGCCTCACCCCGATCGAGCAGGACGAAGTGCCAACGGGCAAGCCGCTCGACGAGTTCCTGGCCACCATCGCCTGGCCCGACGCGGTGGCCGGCTGCGCCCTCGCCGTGGAGCGCCTGATGCTGCCGCCGTCCGCGGAGGCCCAGGTTCCGCAGGGCCTGGACGAGGCCGCGCTCTCGAAGTGGGTGGCGGACCACCCGGACCGTCAGGAGGTCCGTATGACGGTCGCGGTCCTGCGGGACGGCACGCGTGAGTCGGCCCTGCGCCTGCGCGAGAAGGACTCCCCGACGGAGGTCCTCACCGGCTCCGACCTGGTACCGGGTCTGGCGGAGGCACTGGCGGCGACGTTCGAGGACTAG
- a CDS encoding PDZ domain-containing protein: MPRRTATMLASTLMLIALLCAGVFIPVPYSEMSPGPTVNTLGDHGGEPVLHISGRKTYPTSGHLNMTTVRVTSADYRMNLVEAVYGWLAHDNKVVPHETLYPDGKTEEQSTQENAEEFSQSQESAKVAALKELDVPVKSWVIVSTVVKGSPAEGKLHAGDVIKAVDGTAVKEPADVAKLVTKHEPGQDVRFTIVPAKEQAAAEKEKRTPTKTQDVTITTTTSDDDGKKRAIVGISAGTDHTFPFTIDIKLADVGGPSAGLMFALGIYDKLTPGSLTGGKFVAGTGTIDDEGKVGPIGGIEMKTVGARAKGAQYFLTPADNCEAAAKDTPEGLTLIKVKTIKDALGALKDLRSGDTADLPKCGT, translated from the coding sequence ATGCCACGCCGCACCGCGACGATGCTCGCCTCCACCCTGATGCTGATCGCGCTCCTGTGCGCGGGAGTGTTCATCCCCGTGCCGTATTCGGAGATGTCCCCGGGGCCGACGGTGAACACGCTGGGCGATCACGGCGGCGAGCCGGTGCTCCACATTTCCGGGCGGAAGACGTATCCGACCAGTGGCCATCTGAACATGACGACGGTCCGGGTCACCAGCGCCGACTACCGGATGAACCTGGTCGAGGCCGTCTACGGCTGGCTCGCGCACGACAACAAGGTGGTGCCGCACGAGACGCTCTACCCGGACGGCAAGACCGAGGAGCAGTCCACGCAGGAGAACGCCGAGGAGTTCAGCCAGTCCCAGGAGAGCGCCAAGGTCGCCGCGCTGAAGGAACTCGACGTGCCGGTGAAGTCGTGGGTCATCGTCTCGACGGTCGTCAAGGGTTCCCCGGCCGAGGGCAAGCTGCACGCCGGGGACGTGATCAAGGCCGTCGACGGTACGGCGGTGAAGGAGCCGGCCGACGTCGCGAAGCTCGTCACGAAGCACGAGCCGGGCCAGGACGTCCGCTTCACGATCGTGCCCGCCAAGGAGCAGGCCGCCGCGGAGAAGGAGAAGCGGACGCCGACGAAGACGCAGGACGTCACCATCACGACGACGACGTCGGACGACGACGGCAAGAAGCGGGCCATCGTGGGGATCTCCGCGGGGACGGACCACACGTTCCCGTTCACCATCGACATCAAGCTGGCCGACGTCGGCGGGCCGAGCGCCGGTCTGATGTTCGCGCTCGGCATCTACGACAAGCTCACGCCCGGCAGCCTGACCGGGGGCAAGTTCGTGGCCGGTACCGGGACGATCGACGACGAGGGCAAGGTCGGTCCCATCGGCGGCATCGAGATGAAGACCGTGGGTGCGCGGGCCAAAGGCGCGCAGTACTTCCTGACGCCCGCCGACAACTGCGAGGCCGCCGCCAAGGACACCCCCGAGGGCCTCACGCTCATCAAGGTGAAGACCATCAAGGACGCCCTCGGCGCTCTCAAGGACCTCCGCAGCGGCGACACCGCCGATCTGCCGAAGTGCGGCACGTAG
- a CDS encoding molybdenum cofactor biosynthesis protein MoaE — MASTSDHPGEQAAQDPIKLIGIRDTALSVDEVFRAVGDDAAGGTALFVGTVRNHDGGADVAELGYSCHPSAEAEMRRIAEKVVTEFPVRALAAVHRVGDLRVGDLAVVVAVSCPHRGEAFEACRKLIDDLKHEVPIWKHQKFSDGTEEWVGAC, encoded by the coding sequence ATGGCATCCACGAGCGATCACCCCGGTGAGCAGGCCGCGCAGGACCCGATCAAGCTGATCGGGATCCGGGACACGGCTCTCTCCGTGGACGAGGTGTTCCGGGCGGTCGGGGACGACGCGGCGGGCGGCACCGCGCTCTTCGTCGGGACGGTGCGCAACCACGACGGGGGTGCCGACGTGGCGGAGCTGGGGTATTCCTGCCACCCCAGTGCGGAGGCCGAGATGAGGCGGATCGCCGAGAAGGTCGTCACGGAGTTCCCGGTGCGGGCGCTGGCGGCCGTGCACCGGGTGGGGGATCTGCGGGTCGGTGACCTCGCCGTGGTCGTCGCCGTCTCGTGTCCGCACAGAGGGGAGGCCTTCGAGGCCTGCCGGAAACTGATCGACGATCTCAAGCACGAAGTGCCCATCTGGAAGCACCAGAAGTTCTCCGACGGCACCGAGGAGTGGGTGGGCGCCTGCTGA
- a CDS encoding SDR family oxidoreductase, with translation MSSPDPQVRAARNQSTSSASPAARGPVVAVTGAAYGVGALLTEQLAASDEVKQVVAIDERRGECAAAQWHILDVRDPAIAEKLRGADVVVHLALDLDLETDAAARTAYNVRGTQTVLTAAAAAGVHRVVLCTSAMVYGALPDNELPLSEDAELRATAEATGVGDLLEIERLARRAPRAHPGLNVTVVRPAILVGGTDTALTRYFESPRLLVVAGSRPAWQFCHVEDLCSALEYAVLEKVDGELTVGCDGWLEQEEVEELSGIRRMELPSAVALGAAARLHRIGLTPSPAGDLAYTMYPWVVSGSRLHDAGWRPRYTNEEVLAELLEEVSGRHTVAGRRLGRKDATAAGAAGATVALLGAAAVVRRARKARRRI, from the coding sequence GTGAGTTCCCCAGATCCGCAGGTTCGCGCAGCGCGAAACCAGTCAACCAGTTCCGCGAGTCCCGCGGCACGCGGACCCGTCGTCGCGGTCACCGGTGCCGCGTACGGCGTCGGCGCCCTGCTCACCGAGCAGCTCGCCGCGTCCGACGAGGTCAAGCAGGTCGTCGCCATCGACGAGCGGCGCGGTGAGTGCGCTGCGGCGCAGTGGCACATCCTGGACGTACGGGATCCGGCCATCGCGGAGAAGCTGCGGGGCGCCGACGTGGTGGTGCACCTGGCGCTGGACCTGGACCTGGAGACCGACGCCGCCGCCCGAACGGCCTACAACGTACGGGGGACGCAGACCGTCCTGACGGCGGCCGCGGCGGCCGGGGTGCACCGGGTCGTGCTGTGCACCTCGGCGATGGTCTACGGGGCGCTGCCGGACAACGAGCTTCCGCTCTCCGAGGACGCGGAGCTGCGGGCCACGGCGGAGGCGACGGGCGTCGGCGACCTGCTGGAGATCGAGCGGCTGGCACGGCGGGCACCACGGGCGCACCCGGGGCTGAACGTCACCGTGGTGCGGCCGGCGATCCTGGTGGGAGGCACGGACACCGCGCTGACCAGGTACTTCGAGTCTCCCCGGCTGCTCGTCGTCGCCGGGTCGCGGCCCGCGTGGCAGTTCTGCCACGTCGAGGACCTGTGCAGCGCGCTGGAGTACGCCGTCCTGGAGAAGGTCGACGGGGAACTGACCGTCGGGTGCGACGGGTGGCTGGAGCAGGAGGAGGTCGAGGAGCTCAGCGGCATCCGGCGGATGGAGCTGCCGTCGGCGGTCGCGCTGGGTGCGGCGGCGCGCCTGCACCGCATCGGGCTCACGCCGTCTCCGGCCGGGGACCTGGCGTACACGATGTACCCCTGGGTGGTCAGTGGCAGCCGGCTGCACGACGCGGGGTGGCGGCCGCGGTACACCAACGAGGAGGTGCTGGCGGAGCTCCTGGAGGAGGTCTCCGGCCGGCACACGGTGGCCGGGCGGCGACTGGGCCGCAAGGACGCGACGGCCGCGGGTGCCGCGGGTGCGACGGTGGCGCTGCTGGGCGCGGCGGCGGTGGTGCGGCGGGCGCGGAAGGCCCGGCGGCGCATCTGA
- a CDS encoding zinc-dependent metalloprotease: protein MSDTPFGFGLPPEEPDDGDEGKKKDQQSGGGQGPANPFGFGGLPGAGGFGGGPGGPGADNPFAAMFGSLNPNDLGAAFQQLGQMLSYEGGPVNWDMAKQIARQTVSQGSPDGTKDTSVGPAERKAVEEAVRLADLWLDDATSLPSGAGSAVAWSRAEWVEATLPAWKELVDPVAERVGTAMGDVLPEEMQAMAGPLIGMMRSMGGAMFGTQIGQAVGVLAGEVVGSSDIGLPLGPAGKAALLPVNIETFGKDLSVPQEEVRLYLALREAAHQRLFAHVPWLRSHLFGAVDGYARGIKVDTAKLEDVVGQFDPQNPEQLQEALQQGMFQPEDTPEQKAALARLETALALVEGWVDAVVHAAAKPRLSSADALRETLRRRRASGGPAEQTFATLIGLELRPRRLRDASRLWASLTDARGVDGRDALWHHPDMLPTATDLDDPDGFVHREQIDFSELDKMLGEAADKPDLKKKDEGEGENKGDDAE, encoded by the coding sequence GTGAGTGACACCCCATTCGGATTCGGCCTTCCGCCGGAGGAGCCGGACGACGGCGACGAGGGCAAGAAGAAGGACCAGCAGAGCGGTGGTGGTCAGGGACCGGCCAATCCGTTCGGTTTCGGCGGCCTGCCCGGAGCCGGAGGATTCGGCGGCGGCCCCGGCGGCCCCGGTGCGGACAATCCGTTCGCAGCCATGTTCGGCTCCCTGAACCCCAACGACCTGGGCGCCGCGTTCCAGCAGCTGGGCCAGATGCTCTCCTACGAGGGCGGGCCGGTGAACTGGGACATGGCCAAGCAGATCGCCCGCCAGACGGTCTCCCAGGGCAGTCCCGACGGCACCAAGGACACCAGCGTCGGCCCCGCCGAGCGCAAGGCCGTCGAGGAGGCCGTCCGCCTCGCCGACCTGTGGCTCGACGACGCCACGTCGCTGCCGTCCGGTGCCGGCTCGGCCGTGGCCTGGAGCCGCGCCGAGTGGGTCGAGGCGACCCTGCCCGCCTGGAAGGAGCTCGTCGACCCGGTCGCCGAGCGCGTCGGCACCGCCATGGGCGACGTCCTGCCGGAGGAGATGCAGGCCATGGCCGGCCCGCTGATCGGCATGATGCGCTCGATGGGCGGTGCCATGTTCGGTACGCAGATCGGGCAGGCCGTCGGCGTGCTCGCCGGCGAGGTCGTCGGCTCGTCCGACATCGGCCTGCCGCTGGGCCCGGCCGGCAAGGCGGCGCTGCTGCCGGTGAACATCGAGACGTTCGGCAAGGACCTGAGCGTCCCCCAGGAGGAGGTGCGGCTGTATCTCGCCCTGCGCGAGGCCGCCCACCAGCGGCTCTTCGCGCACGTGCCGTGGCTGCGCTCGCATCTGTTCGGCGCGGTCGACGGCTACGCCCGCGGGATCAAGGTCGACACGGCCAAGCTCGAGGACGTCGTCGGCCAGTTCGACCCGCAGAACCCCGAGCAGCTCCAGGAAGCCCTCCAGCAGGGCATGTTCCAGCCCGAGGACACGCCTGAGCAGAAGGCCGCCCTGGCGCGTCTGGAGACGGCTCTGGCGCTCGTGGAGGGCTGGGTCGACGCCGTGGTCCACGCCGCCGCGAAGCCCCGTCTGTCGTCCGCCGACGCCCTGCGCGAGACGCTGCGCCGCCGCCGCGCCTCGGGCGGCCCGGCGGAGCAGACGTTCGCCACGCTGATCGGCCTGGAGCTGCGCCCGCGCCGCCTGCGTGACGCCTCCCGGCTGTGGGCCTCGCTCACCGACGCCCGCGGTGTCGACGGCCGGGACGCCCTGTGGCACCACCCGGACATGCTGCCGACGGCCACCGACCTGGACGACCCGGACGGCTTCGTGCACCGCGAGCAGATCGACTTCTCCGAGCTGGACAAGATGCTCGGCGAGGCGGCGGACAAGCCCGACCTGAAGAAGAAGGACGAGGGCGAGGGCGAGAACAAGGGCGACGACGCAGAGTGA
- a CDS encoding NUDIX hydrolase, translated as MSLYDDAVLVLKEYEDQTELRQAYLDHLAEHPDGLWKACHAGHITASALVIDPEAGRVLLTLHRKLRKWLQMGGHCEPGDSSLAATALREATEESGVSGLSLLPGGPVRLDRHPIPPPCHCHFDVQYAVLAPRDAAHAISDESLDVRWFGYDEVAEVADESVVRLLEATRARLTA; from the coding sequence GTGAGCCTGTACGACGACGCGGTCCTCGTGCTCAAGGAGTACGAGGACCAGACGGAGCTGCGCCAGGCCTACCTCGACCATCTGGCGGAACACCCGGACGGCCTCTGGAAGGCCTGCCACGCGGGCCACATCACGGCGAGCGCCCTGGTGATCGACCCCGAGGCCGGGCGGGTTCTGCTGACGCTGCACAGAAAGCTCCGGAAGTGGCTCCAGATGGGCGGCCACTGCGAGCCGGGCGACAGCTCCCTGGCGGCCACGGCCCTGCGTGAGGCGACGGAGGAGTCCGGTGTCTCCGGGCTCTCGCTGCTGCCGGGCGGCCCGGTACGCCTGGACCGGCACCCGATCCCGCCGCCGTGCCACTGCCACTTCGACGTCCAGTACGCGGTCCTGGCGCCCCGGGACGCCGCGCACGCGATCAGCGACGAGTCGCTCGACGTGCGCTGGTTCGGGTACGACGAGGTGGCGGAGGTGGCCGACGAGTCGGTCGTCCGCCTGCTGGAGGCGACACGCGCGAGGCTCACGGCCTGA